In Zingiber officinale cultivar Zhangliang chromosome 9B, Zo_v1.1, whole genome shotgun sequence, the genomic window AAGCTCTCCTCTGATCCGTAATTTACGGACTAGAGGAAGCTCTCCATCCTGAGAGTCTCAcaagattattttttaaattaatttaatttatatagttaGTTCGATCATATAACATGGTTCACTTGGTTTGTGAGCTCAACATGCCTAATGCATTGGATTCACATGGTCCAAATGGTCTGCTAGATTTGATTGGTCTACTAGGCCTGACCAACTCCCTCGGACCACTTAGGCCAACCTACATGACCGACCTAACTAGTCCACTCCAACTCACTCAGCCCTGTCTCATCTAATTAGCTTGCCCGAACTAACCCGTTCGTTCGATTGATTCGATCATTATGTTCAAACCAAGCAAACACTGGCTTGACTAAGTTGAACAACTTGACCTCTCTGCCCAACTCGTGTCTGGTCCGACTAACTTGCCGAGTTTAATGGACTAGGAAAGCTCATTTATCACAAATCCAAAAACGATAAATTTTCGtaaatactttttaatttattatctcCAGAATTAACATAcattataaaaagaaaaacaaaatcagATGACCGAACTTATCCATTTGGCTTCATCTActatctttattattattttttataaccaAAATAATCTTTTTATAAAAGTACAGACattgaaaattcttaaaaaatatatattttctgaaGATGCTTTCAAATATATATCTCTGTATAGTTTCATAAACAGAGCAAGCCATCAGCTACTGGTCAcaatgattttgattttgatttgaatttttttttatattgatttcTCGATCAAATCGGGGAACTGGTGTAGGAGTTCCCAGAAGGTTCCGGGAGAAGGAACGGTAGGTGTTGAGAGGAAATTGCTGCTAGGGCTAGTGAGGAAGTTGTAGCCGACATTGGTGGGGCTATCGTCGGCGAAAGCAGGACTCGATTCCGGGGAGAACAACGAGGGCGAGAAGAGGTGGGGCGGTATCGGCGAGAGCGCCGCGGGCTCGGGCGACAGGATCCCGGGGAAGGCGCCCAGCCGGCCCAGCGCCGGACCGCAATCCGGCTCCAGATCCACGAGCGCGGACGCGGGCGGGGTGGCTTTCTCGAAGGAGGCGATGCGCGCTGCGGGGGAGAGCGCGCCGGCGCAGGCGCCGGGCGACGGCAGCGTGGCGGAGCCCGGACCGGTCAGCCTCTGGACCAGCGTCATGAACTCCCCCGGCTCGGCGTGGATGATCTTCGGGGAGACAGAGTAGATGATGACCGGGTCACGGCTCggcgcggcggcggcggcgggctTCCTGATGCTGTGGGAGTCCTTGCTGACCTTGAGGCTGAGAGCCGACGGGCGGGGGCCTTTGAGCTGTATCTCCTGCCGCGGCGACGGGCGGAAGCCGGAGGGATCCATAGAATCCAGGCGGCGATCGAAGAGAAGCAGCGGATGAGTGCAGACCGCAATTTTgcgggttatttttatttttcagggaGGAAAAGGAAAGGCGTAAGTTTTGTGTATCAATTAATAAAATGATAATTTAAGATGAGTCAAGTCAATACGGTGAGGCAATATGGTTGAAGCTTCTTCACCAAGCTTTATATAGCACGTGGAAGAGCTTTTCCTCGTGTTTAGTCTACTTGTTTTTATTGTTCATGCGCTTTAGTTTAACAGTCtcgaatattatatatatatatatatatatatatatatatatatatatatatatatagagaattgATCTGCTGCGGTGAGAGTCCTGCGGTTTTCGTGCGGCACGCTTACGTGGCGAGTTCCACGTCATCCGCGTGAGAAGATAACGCAACGAAGGCAGAATCGCGTCAAACTTCTCCAAGCGATTCTTCATCACGAAACCTAGCCACTCCTCCCTCTCCGAATCGCCGAAGCGCCC contains:
- the LOC122024082 gene encoding protein MKS1-like, whose product is MDPSGFRPSPRQEIQLKGPRPSALSLKVSKDSHSIRKPAAAAAPSRDPVIIYSVSPKIIHAEPGEFMTLVQRLTGPGSATLPSPGACAGALSPAARIASFEKATPPASALVDLEPDCGPALGRLGAFPGILSPEPAALSPIPPHLFSPSLFSPESSPAFADDSPTNVGYNFLTSPSSNFLSTPTVPSPGTFWELLHQFPDLIEKSI